The Bdellovibrio bacteriovorus W nucleotide sequence AGAAATGGTTAAGGGATAAAAGGGGGCAATCGTAAAGCCCATCAAGGACAGAAAAAGGGGATTCCACCAAAGGCCTAACCCTATGCACACTAAAGAACTTGCCAGTGAAAGTATTAAGAGATGTCGAGGCGTTGCTTTGAAATGAACGACAGCAAATAGAAATCTTCCAATCATCATCGCAATAAAAAAATATGTCACATAAAGCGAAGAGTGCTCCATGCTAAAGTGCCACTCGCGTTGCATATAAAGTGCTAATCGCGAAGAGACCATGATCTCTGTAGCAACGGCAAGGCTCAGCATTAGAGCTAAAAACATTTGAGGTTTGAAGTTTTTCTTCTTGTTGGCTTGGTGACTTTCTAAAGAAAACTCAGCCTTCTTGTGCAGGTTTTTATGACTCTTGCTGAAGGTGTAAAGCAAGAGAAGTAAGGGCGCCAGTGAGGCTGCCACGAATGAAAATCTCCAGTTGCCAGTGAGGCGTTCCATGCTTGCCGCCAAGAGGGGGGCCATTAAACTCGCTAGTCCATACATCGTGTGTAGCCCCGAAAGGAGTCTTTGTTTGTAGATACTCGGAGAGCCCACGGATACCAAGATATTAGGAACAAGGCCGATGATCCCCATGCTGAGGCCGAAGCAAAAACTAAAACCTAAGAACGGGAAGAAACTCCACGCACTAGCCATTCCCCACATGGAGAGGGTCAACCCGAGGGCTCCGATGCGAAGGACGCTGAGTCTATCGTAGCGGCGAAGCAGTTGACGGCTTCCATAGCTTGCAATCAGAGTTGAGAAAGCGCTCAAGGCAAACATCAGAGACCCTACAGAGTCGCTAACCTCAAATTGCTTGAGTATTTCAGGAAAAAGGGGACCACGGACGTTGTCAGAAATCCCAAAGACGAACAAGCTTGCGTAAGATAGAAGTATAAATGGCCAGATCACCGGCGCCATCTTAAAGAAGCTTTTGAAGAACGGCAATAGGTTCAAAAAAGAATACAATGTGAGTGAATTTTTGAAGTTTTTACCACTCTCTCGAAGAGGATATTGGTTAGATCTTTGGACGGAGCTTGTATTTACTTTAAAATAAAAGAGCCCTTCGCTTTTTTCTAAAACAAACTGTTCATTTAAAACGGCCTATGCTAAATAAGGCGCTTAAATCCTTAAGAAAAACCGGATCAGATTAAAGATCCAAGCTGTAAAAAGCCAGGCTGTGATAAGCCGAAGGAGCCCTTAGATGGACGAAAAAGTAACCGTGAACCCTGCAGCCCCTGAGAACTACCGTGACGACAATGTGGCGAAGCCCATTGAAGACAAGCCTGCAAACTTCTATTCCCTGACATTAGAGGATCTAAAAGCTTACCTAAAAGGTAAGGGCAAAGAGCAATATCGCGCTCAGCAGATTTTTAAATGGGTTTACGAACAAAGGGTTACTGATCCTGAAATGATGACAAATCTTTCGAAGGACTTCAGAGCGGATATGCCTAAGCTTTTGAGCTTCGAAATGCCTCCGGTGTTAACGCATTTAAAGTCTGTCGATGGCACACAAAAACTTCTTTTTGATATGGGTGATGGCCAAAGTGTGGAAGCGGTAGTTATTCCTTCTGAGGGACGCCTTACACTTTGTATTTCTTCTGAAGTCGGTTGCAATATCGGCTGTAAGTTCTGCTTCACAGGTAAGCAAAAATTAAAGCGTCGCCTACGCACAGAAGAAATTGTTGGTCAGTTTATGCAGGTGCATGATCGCTTAGGTGACGGTCAACGTATTACTAATATCGTATTTATGGGAATGGGCGAGCCTCTAGATAATCCAGAAGCGGTCTTTAAAACGATTGACGTTGTTCACTCTCCTTGGGGCATCAATCTTTCTCGTAAAAAAATCACTGTTTCTACTTCAGGAATTGTTCCTGAAATGTGGAGAGTGGCTGACGCAAAAGTGCGCCTTGCTGTGAGTTTGAATGCGCCTTCGGATGAAGTGCGTTCTCAGGTTATGCCGATCAATAAGAAATGGAACACCGAAATGCTTTTGAAAGCTTGTAAGGACTATACTCTTGCAACAAAAGACAAGGTGACATTCGAGTACGTTCTTTTAAAGGGCGTGACTGATCAAGTTGAACACGCTCGTCAGTTAGTGAAACTTGTGAAAGACGTTCCATGCAAAATCAACATTATCCCTTTTAACGAACATCCAGGATCTGGTTATGAAAGACCTTCGGATGAAGCTGTTGAGATTTTCCATAAAGAGCTAATGCGCTTAGGTGCTCATGTTCTTTTAAGACGCTCAATGGGTAGAGACATTTTTGCAGCTTGCGGACAGCTAACAAGTCAGATTCCGAATAAGCCAGTCTCTATGGATATTTCAAATTCAAAATTAGCTGGGTTGCCGAAGCATCGTCGTGAAGAATTAGCGCAACAGGCAACACAAACACAGGAGTAGACCATGTCTGAAATTTTAGTTGTTGGAAGTTTAGCTTATGACTCTGTAGAAACGCCATCAGGTAAAGTTGATCGCGCTCTAGGCGGATCTGCGAATTACTTCTCTTTGGCGGCCTCTTTATTTTCCAAAGTTAGAGTCGTTGGTGTTGTTGGTGAAGACTATGATCAGAAAGATTACGATCTTCTGAACTCTCGTGGTGTGGATCTGTCGGGCCTTTCAAAAGTTCCTGGAAAAACATTCCATTGGGCTGGCTCTTACATGGGTGATATTAACGAAGCGACAACTCTACAAACAGAGTTGAATGTTTTTGAACACTTCAATCCTCAATTGCCAACTCACTTCACAGATTCGTCTTTTGTTTTCTTGGCAAACATTGCTCCTGAATTGCAAATGCAAGTTCTAGAACAAGTGAAAGCGCCAAAATTTGTGGGCATGGACACAATGAACTTCTGGATCTCGATCAAAAAAGAAAAGCTGATCGAGGTGATCAAAAAAGTGAATCTAGTTTTGATCAATGAAGGTGAAGCTAAAATGTTAACAGGCGCATCGAATGCCATTGCAGCAGCTCCAATGATTGCGGCGATGGGACCAGATGCAGTTGTGATCAAGCGTGGTGAGTACGGTTTTGCGATGTATACGAAGGCGGAAGGTTACTTCATTCTTCCAGCAATGCCGATTCAAACAGTTGTGGATCCTACGGGAGCAGGAGATACATTTGCTGGTGGCTTCTTCGGCTATTTGGCTTCTAAAAATGAAGTGCCAACCGTTGCAAACATGAAGCAAGCTTGCATCATGGGCTCAATGATGGCGAGTCATACTATTCAAGATTTCTCAGTAAGAGCTCTTGAAAAAGTAACTCCAGGAACTTTAGAAGAACGTTTGGCAGCGTATCACAAGGTTATCTCATGTTAAGCAAAGGCGATTTTTCGCTTTTGCCTTGCGAACACTTTGTGTGCTCGTTAAAATAATAGTTACATAATTAAGTTTTTCAGGGTTCCTAAAATGAATAGCTCTTTTTAGGAAGTTTATGGTCGGTAGGGTCGCTGGCAATCGGAGACCCTATGGACTTAAGTACTAAGTTGCAGCATCTGCTTGTGATCGCAATCCCTTTAGTTTTCTTTGTTGTTTCTTTTTTAGTGCTAGATCGCATTCAAAAAAATAAAAAAGATCGTCAAAAATAAGAATCTCATACTGAGACATACTGGACGAAGAGACTGTTATAAGCAGGATCATCGAATAGACTTAAAGGGATTTCATCTTAATTCCGATATTTCCAGTAGATATGAGTAAGAAAAAGAAAAAATCCTTAGCTGCTGAGAACCTCATTGAGTCCTTGATGGATGATTTGAAGGATATTCAAGCCGAGTCTTCGTATAACGTGGGCGCGGATGAGGATGATTTCGACGGCTTACCTGTGATGGATGCAGATTTCTCGCTTGAGGGTGAAGAGAAAAATCAACTTTGGGACGAACTGGAAAAAGACATTGATGTGTCTGAATTCACCGGCGGTGCTAACGAAGATTTAGATCTCAATGCGGTGGAAGAATCTGAGGATGATTTCCAAGTGCCTGAGGGATTTGGCGATCTGCCACCATCAGAGCAATTCTTTATGAACAACCCCAAGCACTCGGGTCCTACTTACGATGGGCCTTCTGCCGATGGTGGAGGGTATCAATCGTCTGATGAGTTGTTCTCTGTTGATGAAATTCCAGACAGTGCTGATGTTTTTTCTGCAAGCGAAGACGATGCTACGAAGCCAGTAGGTTTTGTCGGGACATCTGCAGGTGAAGATAAAACAGTATCTATTCAACAAGATCTTAATAATGCCTCTTCGATTGCGACCTCTGCGACAGACGCAGATAAGACAATCGCTGTTGAGGGATTTGCCAATGCTAAGATGGGTCCGCGTCGCTCAGATGTGGATGTTAAAGTTAGTGTGGGTAATTTCCGCGGTAGCAGCCGAGGTGCTGCAAACGTTCTAACGTCGGTCGATGCAAGTTTAGCTCAGGCTGAAAACCTTAAGTTTGCACAACAACGTATTTTAGAACTTGAAAAAGAAGTTGAGCATCTGCGTGCCGAGAATGAAGATTTGGCATCTGCCGGAGAAA carries:
- a CDS encoding hypothetical protein (COG0477 Permeases of the major facilitator superfamily); its protein translation is MFALSAFSTLIASYGSRQLLRRYDRLSVLRIGALGLTLSMWGMASAWSFFPFLGFSFCFGLSMGIIGLVPNILVSVGSPSIYKQRLLSGLHTMYGLASLMAPLLAASMERLTGNWRFSFVAASLAPLLLLLYTFSKSHKNLHKKAEFSLESHQANKKKNFKPQMFLALMLSLAVATEIMVSSRLALYMQREWHFSMEHSSLYVTYFFIAMMIGRFLFAVVHFKATPRHLLILSLASSLVCIGLGLWWNPLFLSLMGFTIAPFYPLTISWISEQFPEDIDSAISYLMAVDSVMLITMHLSFGKLTDLFDIRSAFFLGIGFMLISLMMVTAYPRVFRSKTSSSR
- a CDS encoding hypothetical protein (COG0820 Predicted Fe-S-cluster redox enzyme) — encoded protein: MDEKVTVNPAAPENYRDDNVAKPIEDKPANFYSLTLEDLKAYLKGKGKEQYRAQQIFKWVYEQRVTDPEMMTNLSKDFRADMPKLLSFEMPPVLTHLKSVDGTQKLLFDMGDGQSVEAVVIPSEGRLTLCISSEVGCNIGCKFCFTGKQKLKRRLRTEEIVGQFMQVHDRLGDGQRITNIVFMGMGEPLDNPEAVFKTIDVVHSPWGINLSRKKITVSTSGIVPEMWRVADAKVRLAVSLNAPSDEVRSQVMPINKKWNTEMLLKACKDYTLATKDKVTFEYVLLKGVTDQVEHARQLVKLVKDVPCKINIIPFNEHPGSGYERPSDEAVEIFHKELMRLGAHVLLRRSMGRDIFAACGQLTSQIPNKPVSMDISNSKLAGLPKHRREELAQQATQTQE
- a CDS encoding carbohydrate kinase (COG2870 ADP-heptose synthase, bifunctional sugar kinase/adenylyltransferase) produces the protein MSEILVVGSLAYDSVETPSGKVDRALGGSANYFSLAASLFSKVRVVGVVGEDYDQKDYDLLNSRGVDLSGLSKVPGKTFHWAGSYMGDINEATTLQTELNVFEHFNPQLPTHFTDSSFVFLANIAPELQMQVLEQVKAPKFVGMDTMNFWISIKKEKLIEVIKKVNLVLINEGEAKMLTGASNAIAAAPMIAAMGPDAVVIKRGEYGFAMYTKAEGYFILPAMPIQTVVDPTGAGDTFAGGFFGYLASKNEVPTVANMKQACIMGSMMASHTIQDFSVRALEKVTPGTLEERLAAYHKVISC